The Paenibacillus sp. RC334 nucleotide sequence GCAGCCTGTAAGCTGCTTTCTAAATCTTCGGTAAGCGAGTAACAAAACAATCTGTATTGACTGATCGCTAGCCGCTCCGAGTGATAATATCTTTCGTTCTCTACTACACACTCGTAAAAGGGAACGGTCTCCTTTTCCTTGCCTGCTTTATGCAACTCTTCTGCAAGCTCAAATATGGTCGGCACATAGGACAAATCCTCTGTCAGCCTCGATAAAACCTTCTGAATGAAGTCGCGCTTCTTCAACTCCACACAGCGCAACAGAAACGGCTTAATCCGCTTCCAATGCCCTTTTCCTTCGTAAAAGCATTCATCTATGTACAACTCATACAGCCAGCCCTCAGGATATTCCAATGCCTTGGTAATCAAGTCCATCTGCCGAACCGAGATCGGCTTGGGCGGGTTACTGTTCAGCATGGTGCTGAATGTGCCACGGTTAATACCGGAGATTTTACTAAAGCTGCTAAAGCTATAGCCCCTTTGCTTCAATTCTGTCTCTATCTTTGAGCGGATCGTAGGTGTATGTTCCATGTCAATCCCCCTCATCGAGTTTCAATCATATGAATAATGTTTCTTTTTATGTAAAATACGTCCTAAAAATAATCTTAAAATAATACAATAATGTGAAAGAAGAGAAATAAATGGTTTATATACTCACTCTAATTTATGATGCCTTAGACAGAAGTTTTTTTTTAACGAATCCCGTGATAATTGAAAAGTTGAATGAAGTACATAAAGAGAGGCATTAAAGCAAACTTCAAGTTTTTTTATTTGAATGTCACAAATGCATCCCTTTTTCAGTTATATAGGCAGAGAGGAGGGAAGTTAATGGAAAAACTACATGTAAATAAGCAAGATGCAGATATCAACCTTGTAATAGAACAGGTACAAACGGGCGACAAACAAGCATACACACATATCATACGGCGTTATCAACAACAGATCTTTTTATATTGCTACTATTTACTTAAAAATCAGGAAGAAGCGGAAGATGCTGCTCAAGAAATATTTATTAAAGGGCTTGAGCACATCCATCAGTTCGTACCTACAGCCTCCTTTTCAGCTTGGCTATACAAAATTGCTCAAAATCACTGTAATGACTTATTAAAAAGAAACACTAGAACGTTTAAATCCTTCATCCAGTATAAATTGAACCTGAAGCAACAACCAGTACACGAATATACAGATTTAATTCACGAGTTACTGGATCATCTAACGTTAGAAGAGAGGCAAATTTTATTGTTGCGCTCGTTGGAAGAATACAGCTATGAAGAGATTGCGACAATTATGGAACTAAAACCATCAAATATCCGGAAAAAATATGAGCGACTCCGTAAAAAACTAAATCACCAAAAGGAAAAGGGAGGAAAAAAGTATGAACAATCCTTTAAAACCGGAAGATAAAGAAATCGAGCATTTACAAAAGCTTATTCGGAATACTCCAATACAAGTTGATTTAATTAATAAAACGATGGAGCGCTATGGGAAAGTAGAAGGAAAACGATATAAGCGATCTAACATTCGACCAAAAAGGAAACGTAATACAATTATTGTGACTTCTATTATGCTTGCAATGACATTTATGCTTATGGTTGGTACTGGCTTCATTTCCCCGACAATGGCCGCCTCCTTAAAACAAATTCCAGGCATGAATTCTATATTCCAGCTAGCTGGTGATCTTGGTTTACAAACAGCGGACGAAAAAGGGCTGCTATCAAAACCAAATCTTAGCGACACCCATGATGGTCTGACTCTCAGCGTACCAGAGGTCATATTCGACGGAACACGAGTATCTATAGCATTAGAGCGAAAAACTTCCGATAAAAGATTTTTAAACACCGAATTACCCTTATTACTTGATGATTTAATACTTTCCATTAATGGCGAAGAAATTAATTCTTCTTATGTACCTACAAACACCAGCAGCTCCATTGACTCATATACGATACCTGGAAAAAATTCGAATTCAACCATTATACAATTTTCAGATTTACGTAATCAAGGAGGAAAACCTTTTCCAGATAAGTTTGATTTAACAATTTCCATGCCTGTCTCCGGCATTAAGCAGCCATTTAAAATAGAAATTCCTGTGGAAAAGAATACTAAGAATAACTTAGTTTTTACACCATCCCTTAAGCGAGAGTATAAAAACATTGACTATACTCTAGAAAAAGTTGAGCTCACGCCGATTACAACCAGCATCACAACTCGCATAAAGCTACCTGCTAATTCAAAAATTTCTTCGTCACTTCCTTTGTTCTTGAGTTATGAAATTTACGATGATAAAGGAAAGCAACTAAATTTTATTAGCAACAATGGTTGGAGTGCAACTGATGGCAACGTTCTGATAAATGATTCACGATTTGAACCTTTCCTCTCTCTTCCCAAAGAAATTACTATAAAGGTTTACAAATCTATCTTAAAAAAGGGTGATAGGAGTAAATTCGAACTAGGGAAAGATGGAAATCCAAAAAAAGAGTATTTCCCTGATTTAGAAATTACTTACCCAATTAATCCATAAAAATAAGTAAGTGAAGGAAGTGAAGCGTACTTCACCTCCTTCACTGCATACAAATACTATCTTTCAACCTTAAAAGTATAAACCCCAAGTTTGTCTCCATTAGATTTATATGCCGCCACTTGAGCTGTTCCGTAACCTATCATTTTAGCCTTATTGCCATGAAGTTCGACAACATCACTTCCGTACAAAATCATCCAGTTAGAACCTTCCATTCTATATGTGCTACCTATGCCTAAACGAAGTATGGGACTATCCTGCTTTGTAATGGGTGCTTTTTCTCCGTTGGCAGGACTAAAGGTTACGGTTACTTTTGCCGGAGTTACAGCTGATGCCGTTGAACTTACTGGTGAAGCCGATGCTACTCCCCCTAAAGATAACGCTAGCGCAGAAATTGATAATGCTAAGATGGCTTTTTTCATTTGTCATTTCTCCTCTTTAATAGTCTTCTTTCTAAGCTACTAAATGCCTTGCTTTATGTCTGTGACTACGTTTCTGTTGTTCTCAAGCTATTAGTACTTAACTAATCAAACATTGAACTTCCAATCATTTATAGATCATCAAGATATTAACCTTTTCATTTCCCCATCTCCTTTCTTCTAATTAATTCCATTATATTTCTTGATGTCTTTTGAAAAGGATATTTTTAAACAAATCATTTCTTTTTTTACAAAATAATCAATAAAAAGACCAATCCCTTAAGATTGGCCTAGTCTAATTGCATATGATCTTGAAGACTCTCCATAGAAACTGGTGGCTTAAACCAAGAGAAGAACGTAATGCCCCCCCCTCTCTTAGCAAATAATCCGTTGATTCACATGTTGCCGTATAACGGACGCTTGTCTTAATTAGCTGTCGGTTCAGTTCCCCAAACAAGTACGCCATTATGATACAACGTAGCTTTCGTATGATCAGCATATGAAGTCTGCGTGCCTTTATAAGAGTAATCGTCACTTTCGTTATAGTTCGACCAGTCTGTTTTATGAATACGGGTTTGAATTTCGCCCGTGCTTCCTCCAAGTGCTAACACGCCTGCATTCGAGTTGAAGCTGACTTCCAAATAATAATCAGCGCCTGTTACAGATTTATCCATTTTAACCAGCTTGCCATTCAGCTTCGAGCAGCTCAGCGTCGCATAGTCGCAGTTGAATGTCTGCGCGCGGTCGCCGTCGATCGTGTAGTAGTAGCGAAT carries:
- a CDS encoding RNA polymerase sigma factor, whose translation is MEKLHVNKQDADINLVIEQVQTGDKQAYTHIIRRYQQQIFLYCYYLLKNQEEAEDAAQEIFIKGLEHIHQFVPTASFSAWLYKIAQNHCNDLLKRNTRTFKSFIQYKLNLKQQPVHEYTDLIHELLDHLTLEERQILLLRSLEEYSYEEIATIMELKPSNIRKKYERLRKKLNHQKEKGGKKYEQSFKTGR
- a CDS encoding DUF4179 domain-containing protein; translation: MNNPLKPEDKEIEHLQKLIRNTPIQVDLINKTMERYGKVEGKRYKRSNIRPKRKRNTIIVTSIMLAMTFMLMVGTGFISPTMAASLKQIPGMNSIFQLAGDLGLQTADEKGLLSKPNLSDTHDGLTLSVPEVIFDGTRVSIALERKTSDKRFLNTELPLLLDDLILSINGEEINSSYVPTNTSSSIDSYTIPGKNSNSTIIQFSDLRNQGGKPFPDKFDLTISMPVSGIKQPFKIEIPVEKNTKNNLVFTPSLKREYKNIDYTLEKVELTPITTSITTRIKLPANSKISSSLPLFLSYEIYDDKGKQLNFISNNGWSATDGNVLINDSRFEPFLSLPKEITIKVYKSILKKGDRSKFELGKDGNPKKEYFPDLEITYPINP